From the Portunus trituberculatus isolate SZX2019 chromosome 8, ASM1759143v1, whole genome shotgun sequence genome, the window ggttggaacaCATATCTCGGGAAAATAGGGTCAGACAGATCCAGTAAAGGTCTTGGGTGAGTGACTGGGTTCTGGTGCCAGGGATTAAGTTTAGTGTCTGATGGTAAGGCTTGGCTGAGATGCTGATAATAATGTGGGACGTAAGATTCACCCTGCCAGCCTGTGTCATATACCTGCTGccccctgcctcctcctgcccccTGCCATGTGTGCTGGTAGGGAGCAGGGTGCCTCTCGTCCCTGCCATACATTTCAGTCCTTGCAGTGCCGGCAGTGACAAGCGGACCGTAACTCACACCCTGGATATAGGTGGGTCTGTGTGTGGCTGTCGCTGCCTGTGTCTGTGAAGTGTGTGAGGTGTGGGTCTGTGGGGCCATGGGGTCTGTGTCTTGCTGGTGTGTGGCACTGGGATGTGTTGCCTGAAGGTGTGTTTCTGAAAGATGTGTCTCTCTGGAATGTGTCACCTGCAGATGTGTTTCTAAGGGATGTGTTGCCTGCAGATTTGTGTCTCTGGAATGTGTTGCCTGCAGGTGTGTTTCTAAGGGATGTGTGGCCCGCAGGTGTGTTTCTAAGGGATGTGTTGCCTGCAGATTTGTGTCTCTGGAATGTGTTGCCTGCATGTGTGTTTCTAAGGGATGTGTGgcctgcaggtgtgtgtctcTGGGATGTGCGCCCCTTTGGTGTGTGTCCCTGGAGCAAGAACCTTTGTCAGTGTCCCAAGGTGAGTCTGCAAAGTATTCCAAGTACTTCAAAGGATTAATGACAACAGACTTGGGGCACTGAGAGACagatggcaggcaggcaggtaatgGAGTCCTCTGGCTTTCCGACATCTTAGAATCATCATCAAACACCCAATCCATTCCTTCCTGGCCTTGACTAGACTCCATAGGTTCCTGCTGGGGTTCCTGAGGGTGCCAGTGCCTCTCAACGTTCCTCTGTAAGTTCTCATGGCGCTGGAGGAGACCCTGGGGACTTATAATAGTGGTGCCTGGACAGACCACCTTGCTAGTCACACCAGTGGTCTTGTCACACCTGGAGTCCTGGGAGGGGGGAGTTTTGAGCACATCTGGTCTTCTAAGTGGAcctgagagagaagagtgtaaGAGAGAAGTGTTGTGTTACAGGCTGAGGGTCAAGATGTAGACTTAGAGGAGTAAATTGGCAAGTTTGTAGAAAAATATAGTGCATGAGGTGTTCAGTTTACTATTAGGCTTTAGCTAGGTATTATTAGGTATTAGAGGAAGTGTGGATGGTTTTAATTAACTGTGGGGCAGCAAGGATATACAGAACAAGGATGACAAACAAAAGAGcagacatcatcatcatcatttcccttTAACGTCTGCATTTTGCATTTAGAGTGGCATTGGATGGGCGACGACTGCTTTCCACAACTGGCAACCTTGTGCCATACAAAAGAGCAGACACAAGGatacaatgtaaaataaaagacagacacaAGGATTGAATACAGATGATATATAAGAAAAcctggaaaaggagaagatgagaGGCAACGAGTGAATATCTTACCTGTGTATTTATGGACTATTATAACTCTCGTAGATCCAGACCTTTGTGAATCTGTATTGGCAGTCttggtttctctctccctctgcctctgcctctccctctccctgcaagACACATTAAGATGGAACACTCTAATAGTGAAAAAGATGGGtgagatgagtgtgtgtacgGATTAAATGTAGGAATGAACACTGGTTATACTGAATGGTGCTATGGAAAATGGTAGGAATGGCTGAGAGAAAGTAAGGTGCTGTCTCTGCAAAGGGATGGTGAGAGAAGCTGAagtaggggtgtgtgtgtgtgtgtatagattaaatgcaataaagagCACAGGTTATATTGAACACTGCTATGGTGGGGAATGGCTACAAGAGaaagtgtgttgttgttgtgtgtgtgtaaagggataatgagagaaggaagtaggTGTGTGTATAGATTAAATGCAACAAAGAACACTGATATGCTGAAAGTTGCTAggatgagaatgtgtgtgtgtgtgtgtgtgtgtaaagtgatGATGAGAGATAAATTAGATGTGTATGGTTTAAATTTGGTGATGAACACTTGATTATACTAAATGCTGCTGAAAAGAGATGTAGGAATGGctaagagagaaagtgtgtgtgtgtgtgtgtgtaaaggagtATTTTCAGTGAATTAATGCATTTCTAAGATTACAAAAGATGAACACTGACTCTCCTTACCCTTTATCATATTTCTGCTTGATTTTCCTAAG encodes:
- the LOC123501107 gene encoding uncharacterized protein LOC123501107 → MESSQGQEGMDWVFDDDSKMSESQRTPLPACLPSVSQCPKSVVINPLKYLEYFADSPWDTDKGSCSRDTHQRGAHPRDTHLQATHPLETHMQATHSRDTNLQATHPLETHLRATHPLETHLQATHSRDTNLQATHPLETHLQVTHSRETHLSETHLQATHPSATHQQDTDPMAPQTHTSHTSQTQAATATHRPTYIQGVSYGPLVTAGTARTEMYGRDERHPAPYQHTWQGAGGGRGQQVYDTGWQGESYVPHYYQHLSQALPSDTKLNPWHQNPVTHPRPLLDLSDPIFPRYVFQPPPPRCHHHHHHQ